In Cyclopterus lumpus isolate fCycLum1 chromosome 9, fCycLum1.pri, whole genome shotgun sequence, a single genomic region encodes these proteins:
- the ypel1 gene encoding protein yippee-like 1 isoform X2, translating into MVKMTKSKTFQAYLPSCHRTYSCIHCRAHLANHDELISKSFQGSQGRAYLFNSVVNVGCGPAEERVLLTGLHAVADIYCENCKTTLGWKYEHAFESSQKYKEGKFIIELAHMIKDNGWE; encoded by the exons ATGGTGAAGATGACCAAGTCGAAGACCTTCCAGGCTTACCTGCCCAGCTGCCACCGCACCTACAGCTGCATCCACTGCCGGGCGCACCTGGCCAACCACGACGAGCTCATCTCAAAG TCATTTCAAGGCAGTCAAGGAAGAGCCTATCTGTTTAACTCTGT GGTGAATGTCGGCTGCGGGCCAGCCGAGGAGCGGGttctcctcacaggtttacaCGCCGTGGCTGATATCTACTGTGAAAACTGTAAAACCACGCTGGGCTGGAAATAT gaacaCGCGTTTGAGAGCAGTCAAAAGTACAAAGAGGGAAAGTTTATCATCGAGCTGGCTCACATGATCAAGGACAACGGATGGGAGTGA
- the ypel1 gene encoding protein yippee-like 1 isoform X1, translating to MRLESFRTKFDFLPWCLCGACHTPAPQQRRLLPASSSASSVSKSSGAATRPAPARTPARSPRPTDMVKMTKSKTFQAYLPSCHRTYSCIHCRAHLANHDELISKSFQGSQGRAYLFNSVVNVGCGPAEERVLLTGLHAVADIYCENCKTTLGWKYEHAFESSQKYKEGKFIIELAHMIKDNGWE from the exons ATGCGGCTCGAAAGCTTCAGAACTAA GTTTGATTTTCTCCCGTGGTGTCTGTGTGGAGCCTGCCACACACCCGCTCCACAACAACGACGGCTTTTGCCTGCATCCTCCAGTGCTTCTTCTGTCAGCAAGTCCAGCGGAGCTGCAACTCGTCCGGCGCCGGCCCGGACACCAGCGAGGAGCCCCCGCCCCACTGACATGGTGAAGATGACCAAGTCGAAGACCTTCCAGGCTTACCTGCCCAGCTGCCACCGCACCTACAGCTGCATCCACTGCCGGGCGCACCTGGCCAACCACGACGAGCTCATCTCAAAG TCATTTCAAGGCAGTCAAGGAAGAGCCTATCTGTTTAACTCTGT GGTGAATGTCGGCTGCGGGCCAGCCGAGGAGCGGGttctcctcacaggtttacaCGCCGTGGCTGATATCTACTGTGAAAACTGTAAAACCACGCTGGGCTGGAAATAT gaacaCGCGTTTGAGAGCAGTCAAAAGTACAAAGAGGGAAAGTTTATCATCGAGCTGGCTCACATGATCAAGGACAACGGATGGGAGTGA